A window of Chitinophaga sp. MM2321 contains these coding sequences:
- a CDS encoding phytanoyl-CoA dioxygenase family protein, with the protein MITLTNQQIIDYQDQGYLIIPGFFTEEEAKKLYQVAIDDNTISKHAIDVNDSSGKRSKLSLWYKPGDDIYGLLTRSERMVNAVDKLMDGTTAVCHFHSKLMQKEPRVGGAWEWHQDYGYWYKNQFLFPDQMMSVMIAVSDANRLNGCLQVIKGSHKMGRVEHGFAGEQNGASLTYVELALKTMEHIYVELKAGDALFFHSNLLHRSEANLSDNARWSLISCYNREANIGYNDSASDKSSTTPIAVVPDDALLSREAKGVNEDAADFLRKEDDKSLQ; encoded by the coding sequence ATGATTACGCTAACCAATCAACAGATTATTGATTATCAGGATCAGGGTTACCTGATCATCCCTGGTTTTTTTACGGAAGAAGAAGCAAAGAAACTTTACCAGGTAGCCATTGACGACAATACCATTAGCAAACATGCTATTGATGTGAATGATAGTAGTGGCAAACGCAGTAAGCTGTCGCTATGGTACAAACCCGGCGATGATATTTACGGATTGCTGACCCGCAGTGAAAGGATGGTCAATGCAGTTGACAAACTGATGGATGGAACCACCGCGGTTTGTCATTTTCACTCCAAACTAATGCAAAAGGAGCCCAGGGTAGGCGGGGCCTGGGAGTGGCACCAGGATTATGGCTATTGGTATAAAAATCAGTTCCTCTTTCCCGATCAGATGATGTCTGTTATGATTGCCGTATCTGATGCAAACCGGCTAAACGGCTGCCTGCAAGTGATCAAAGGGTCGCATAAAATGGGCCGGGTAGAACATGGATTTGCCGGTGAACAAAATGGCGCTTCTCTAACTTATGTGGAACTGGCTTTAAAAACCATGGAACATATTTATGTAGAATTAAAAGCGGGAGATGCACTTTTTTTTCATAGCAACCTGCTGCACCGCTCTGAAGCCAATCTTTCAGATAATGCACGATGGTCCCTGATCTCCTGTTATAACCGTGAGGCGAATATTGGTTACAATGACTCTGCGTCTGATAAATCCAGTACTACACCCATTGCAGTGGTGCCGGATGACGCACTGCTAAGCAGGGAAGCGAAAGGGGTGAATGAGGACGCCGCTGATTTTTTAAGAAAAGAAGATGATAAGTCTTTACAATAA
- a CDS encoding AraC family transcriptional regulator encodes MKPLIQKLPLGEHHSFVARTYRTPHFEVGWHQHIEYELTLVTEGSGLCFVGNHVSKFETGDVYFLGTNLPHTFQKIDPVSIGSSMVIQFCDDFWGAHFMNLPESRQIKQLFETSRYGLKITGESKSRLQPLIRELEFATGFNRILLLGSCLQIMAEKREYLQVSTQETRQLNHKDKECIDKVFRFTIDNFREPVTLTGVAGIACMSIPAFCRYFKKRTQKTYFDFLNEVRVGYACTLLLETRKPVLNICYESGYNTIANFHKQFLKIKKLTPLQYRKYFAEDLINSHPGDIQ; translated from the coding sequence ATGAAACCACTGATCCAGAAACTACCACTAGGTGAGCATCATTCTTTTGTTGCCCGCACCTATCGTACACCACATTTTGAAGTGGGCTGGCATCAGCATATCGAGTATGAGCTGACGCTGGTGACCGAAGGTTCCGGTCTTTGTTTTGTGGGCAACCATGTCAGCAAATTTGAAACGGGTGACGTTTACTTTCTGGGCACCAATCTTCCTCATACTTTTCAAAAAATAGATCCGGTATCAATAGGCAGTTCTATGGTTATCCAGTTCTGTGATGATTTCTGGGGCGCCCATTTTATGAACCTGCCTGAAAGCAGGCAGATCAAACAACTATTTGAAACATCCCGCTACGGGCTGAAAATAACCGGTGAAAGCAAATCCAGGTTACAGCCACTGATAAGAGAACTGGAGTTCGCAACCGGCTTTAACCGCATCCTGCTGTTGGGTAGTTGCCTGCAGATCATGGCAGAAAAAAGGGAATACCTACAGGTGTCTACCCAGGAAACAAGACAACTAAACCATAAAGACAAAGAATGTATAGATAAAGTTTTCCGGTTTACCATTGATAACTTCCGGGAACCGGTAACGCTTACCGGGGTGGCCGGTATTGCCTGTATGAGCATTCCGGCTTTTTGCCGGTATTTTAAAAAGCGTACCCAAAAAACTTATTTTGATTTTTTAAATGAAGTACGCGTTGGCTATGCCTGTACCTTACTGCTGGAAACCCGGAAGCCCGTATTAAATATTTGTTATGAAAGCGGTTATAATACCATCGCCAATTTCCATAAGCAGTTTTTAAAAATTAAAAAACTTACGCCCTTGCAATACCGGAAATATTTTGCCGAAGATCTTATAAACAGTCATCCGGGTGATATACAATAG
- a CDS encoding cation:proton antiporter, whose amino-acid sequence MHVPQLIIDLALILGAAGIITLLFRRLKQPMVLGYIIAGFIVGPNFHLFPSISDGEGIKIWSEIGVIFLLFSLGLEFSFKKLMRVGGTATITAFVEIACITVAGYFTGQLMGWGVMDSLFLGGLLASSSTTIIIRAFEELGIKQKPFTKIVFGVLVIEDIVVILLMVLLSTMAVSKQFEGTEMLFTITKLMFFLAVWFLAGIFLLPTFLKKMEKYLNNETLLILSIALCLGMVILATQVGFSAELGAFIMGSIIAETTSSEKVEHLIQPLKDLFGAIFFVSVGMLINPEMIVEYRWPVLWITLLTVFGKFFTTTLGALISGRPLKESVQVGMSMAQVGEFAFIIATLGVTLGVTSSFLFPVAVGVSAITTFTTPYMIKFSTPLYNWMEKVIPARWLAALNRYSASSQTLQGESDWRIVLRSYLKVIILNSVILIAIILLNTYYVSPFIARHLENQLVAKFIAVVLAIAMMAPFISALTIKKVQGSAYKALWLDSKYNHGPLVVVEVVRNVLAVMLVGFLLIQFFPFWQALLGTSIVMLIVLLALRQQLQKYYNRIESRFLSNLNAREDADAAAKKAQAADLLPWDAQVSEVEINPWSTLIDKPLADLQLREKFGINVGAIKRGDITIYAPTREEKLFPYDKIIAIGSEAQLEEFNRVLNTLILERNDDVSDENIGLTSIVVDEHNGLKGQTIRNSGIREKTKALVVGIARGGERILNPASDTQFEWEDVVWLVGDRKMIAEFTRKG is encoded by the coding sequence ATGCATGTACCACAATTAATTATTGACCTGGCATTGATTTTAGGCGCGGCGGGTATCATTACTTTACTATTCAGACGGCTGAAGCAGCCTATGGTGCTGGGTTATATTATAGCGGGCTTTATAGTAGGCCCCAATTTTCATTTATTCCCTTCTATCAGCGATGGGGAAGGGATAAAAATTTGGTCGGAGATCGGCGTAATTTTCCTTTTATTTTCACTGGGACTGGAATTCAGTTTCAAGAAACTGATGCGGGTAGGAGGCACGGCTACCATAACGGCATTTGTGGAGATAGCCTGTATTACCGTAGCCGGTTACTTCACCGGGCAACTGATGGGATGGGGTGTGATGGACAGCCTGTTCCTGGGCGGGTTACTCGCCAGCTCCTCTACAACCATTATTATCAGGGCATTTGAAGAGTTGGGCATTAAGCAAAAGCCTTTTACCAAAATAGTTTTCGGGGTACTGGTGATAGAAGATATTGTGGTGATCCTGTTGATGGTATTATTATCTACCATGGCAGTGAGCAAACAATTTGAAGGCACCGAAATGCTTTTCACCATTACCAAACTGATGTTCTTCCTGGCCGTATGGTTCCTGGCGGGCATCTTCCTGTTGCCTACTTTTCTCAAAAAAATGGAGAAGTACCTCAACAACGAAACATTACTGATCCTCAGCATTGCTCTTTGTCTTGGTATGGTGATCCTGGCTACACAGGTAGGCTTCTCTGCTGAACTGGGCGCCTTTATTATGGGCTCCATCATTGCAGAAACGACTTCGTCTGAAAAAGTGGAACACCTCATCCAGCCATTGAAAGATCTTTTCGGCGCTATCTTCTTTGTATCAGTGGGTATGCTCATCAACCCGGAGATGATCGTAGAATATAGATGGCCGGTATTATGGATAACATTGTTAACCGTTTTTGGTAAGTTTTTCACTACTACGCTGGGTGCACTGATTTCCGGACGCCCCCTGAAAGAATCAGTACAGGTAGGTATGAGCATGGCGCAGGTGGGTGAATTTGCTTTCATCATCGCTACCCTTGGTGTGACACTGGGGGTAACCAGCTCCTTCCTGTTTCCCGTAGCAGTAGGCGTTTCCGCTATCACCACGTTCACTACGCCGTATATGATCAAGTTTTCCACTCCGCTGTATAACTGGATGGAGAAAGTTATTCCGGCACGGTGGCTGGCGGCGCTCAACCGCTATAGTGCCAGTTCCCAGACCCTACAGGGCGAAAGCGACTGGCGTATTGTACTGCGCTCCTACCTGAAAGTGATCATCTTAAACAGTGTGATCCTGATAGCGATCATCCTGCTCAATACCTATTATGTTAGTCCGTTTATAGCCAGACATCTGGAGAATCAGCTGGTGGCCAAATTTATTGCGGTGGTATTAGCCATTGCCATGATGGCGCCGTTCATTTCGGCACTCACCATAAAAAAAGTACAGGGCAGCGCCTACAAAGCATTGTGGCTGGATTCCAAATACAACCACGGTCCGCTGGTAGTGGTGGAAGTGGTCAGGAACGTACTCGCCGTGATGTTGGTAGGTTTCCTGCTCATCCAGTTCTTTCCTTTCTGGCAGGCATTGCTCGGCACTTCTATTGTTATGCTTATTGTGTTGCTGGCCTTGCGTCAACAGCTACAGAAATATTACAACCGTATTGAATCCCGCTTCCTGAGCAACCTGAATGCCCGCGAAGATGCAGATGCCGCCGCTAAAAAAGCACAGGCAGCAGACCTGCTACCCTGGGATGCACAGGTATCTGAAGTAGAAATCAATCCGTGGTCTACCCTGATAGACAAACCCCTGGCTGATTTGCAGCTGCGTGAAAAATTCGGTATCAACGTAGGCGCTATCAAAAGAGGCGACATCACCATCTACGCACCCACCCGTGAAGAAAAATTATTTCCGTACGACAAAATCATTGCTATCGGCTCAGAAGCCCAGCTGGAAGAGTTCAACCGGGTATTGAACACCCTGATCCTGGAAAGAAATGATGATGTATCAGATGAAAATATCGGGCTGACCAGCATTGTAGTAGATGAACACAACGGCCTGAAAGGACAGACGATTCGCAATTCCGGCATCCGTGAAAAAACAAAAGCACTGGTAGTAGGTATTGCCCGTGGTGGTGAACGTATCCTCAACCCCGCTTCTGATACCCAGTTTGAATGGGAAGATGTGGTTTGGCTGGTAGGAGACAGGAAGATGATTGCTGAGTTTACAAGGAAAGGATAA
- a CDS encoding TonB-dependent receptor, protein MKRLLSLLFLTAFVVNTAIAQKVIKGVVKGEEGSPVPGTTINLNGSTNYAIADNKGEFSLSTYAPFPASLTVRSIGFATREVEVTAQNHSNVEIILKIDSRQINEVSVTARRRNEKIQNVPIAISVVRGGVIEESGSFNVNRVKELIPSVQLYSSNPRNTTLNIRGLGSTFGLTNDGIDPGVGFYLDGVYYARPAATTFDFIDVEQIEVLRGPQGTLFGKNTTAGALNITTRKPSFSPGATAEVSYGNYGYIQAKASVTGKIVNKLAGKVSFSGTQRDGTVYNVSTQRNVNDINNIGARAQLLYTASERVNITLTGDASKQRPEGYAQVIAGVVKTQRADYRQFDNIIADLNYQLPSRNAFDRVIDNNTPWRSGNDQGGVSVNVDAKIGGGTLTATSAWRYWNWDPSNDRDFTGLSVLSLSQATSKHQQWSQEVRYAGDFSSKLSGVIGVFAIGQDLKTDPVHIEESGSAQWRFSQTTTSELWKTPGLLDGYGIHTTSRLKTVSAAVFGQLDWAITEKLHVLPGLRYNYDEKKLDFSRKTYGGLETTDPALLALKKAVYSDQVFSANTDNTNLTGQLTIAFKANNNINTYATYSTNYKPVGLNLGGLPTADGKPMLELAQVKPEYVQHFEVGIKTTPSASSTLNLAIYNTDIKDFQTQVQTAELGVNRGYLANAEKVQVRGAELDGNIRFSNQFSIFGAASYTDGKYKSFKNAPVPLEETGGANAFKDISGSRLPGISKWAASLGAETSIGGKFLGQGGRYFLALDGYYRSEFSSSPSPSPYLNIDGYVLVNGRIGFRAAKGVSLFVWGRNLFNKNYFEQLLVAAGNAGQYAAVLGDPRTYGVTIRYNFSPSN, encoded by the coding sequence ATGAAAAGATTACTATCGCTGCTATTCCTTACAGCCTTTGTGGTCAACACCGCAATTGCACAAAAAGTAATTAAGGGTGTTGTTAAGGGAGAAGAAGGATCCCCTGTACCTGGTACTACCATTAATCTCAATGGTTCTACCAACTATGCTATTGCAGACAATAAGGGAGAATTCAGTTTGAGCACCTATGCCCCCTTTCCCGCTTCCCTGACAGTTAGATCCATTGGTTTTGCCACCCGTGAAGTGGAAGTGACAGCGCAAAACCACAGCAACGTGGAGATCATTCTCAAAATAGACAGCCGCCAAATCAATGAGGTATCTGTTACTGCACGTCGCCGTAACGAGAAAATACAAAATGTGCCTATTGCCATTTCAGTGGTACGGGGTGGCGTCATCGAGGAATCCGGCTCTTTTAACGTGAACCGGGTGAAAGAGCTGATCCCCTCTGTGCAACTCTATTCCTCCAATCCCCGTAACACCACGCTCAATATCCGCGGCCTCGGATCTACGTTCGGCCTGACCAACGACGGTATTGATCCGGGTGTTGGATTTTACCTGGACGGTGTGTATTATGCGCGCCCTGCGGCCACTACATTTGATTTTATAGATGTTGAGCAGATTGAAGTATTACGTGGCCCACAGGGTACCCTGTTCGGCAAGAACACCACGGCAGGTGCCCTGAACATTACCACCCGTAAACCCTCCTTTTCTCCGGGTGCTACCGCGGAAGTTAGTTATGGCAACTACGGATACATTCAGGCAAAAGCTTCTGTTACCGGTAAGATTGTCAACAAGCTGGCCGGTAAGGTTTCCTTCTCCGGTACACAGCGCGATGGTACCGTTTACAATGTGTCTACCCAGAGAAATGTGAATGATATCAACAACATCGGCGCGCGGGCTCAGCTCCTGTATACCGCCTCGGAACGTGTGAATATCACCCTCACCGGGGATGCCTCCAAACAGCGCCCAGAAGGATATGCGCAGGTAATAGCGGGTGTCGTAAAAACACAGCGTGCTGATTACCGGCAGTTCGACAATATCATCGCGGACCTTAACTATCAACTCCCCAGCCGCAATGCTTTCGACCGGGTGATCGACAATAACACCCCCTGGCGCTCCGGTAATGACCAGGGCGGGGTATCCGTAAACGTTGACGCGAAAATAGGCGGTGGTACGCTGACCGCAACCTCTGCCTGGCGCTATTGGAATTGGGATCCCTCCAACGACCGTGACTTTACCGGGTTGTCTGTATTGTCCTTATCACAAGCTACCTCCAAACACCAGCAATGGTCACAGGAAGTAAGGTATGCCGGTGATTTCTCCTCTAAACTGAGTGGTGTGATCGGCGTATTCGCAATCGGTCAGGATCTTAAGACAGATCCTGTACATATCGAAGAATCTGGTTCGGCGCAATGGCGTTTCTCACAGACTACCACCAGCGAATTATGGAAAACCCCGGGGTTACTGGACGGATACGGTATTCACACAACTTCCCGTTTGAAAACAGTCAGCGCGGCGGTATTCGGACAACTGGACTGGGCCATCACAGAAAAGCTGCACGTACTCCCTGGTCTGCGGTATAATTATGATGAAAAAAAGCTGGATTTCAGCCGCAAAACTTATGGCGGCCTTGAAACTACAGACCCCGCATTACTGGCGTTGAAGAAAGCAGTGTATTCAGACCAGGTATTTTCCGCCAACACGGATAACACCAACCTTACCGGCCAACTTACCATTGCGTTTAAAGCCAACAACAATATCAATACTTACGCCACCTACTCCACCAACTATAAACCTGTAGGACTTAATCTTGGTGGACTTCCAACCGCCGATGGTAAACCGATGCTGGAACTGGCACAGGTCAAACCGGAATATGTGCAGCACTTTGAAGTAGGTATCAAAACAACCCCTTCTGCGTCCTCTACCCTGAACCTGGCTATTTACAATACAGATATCAAGGATTTCCAGACACAGGTACAGACAGCTGAACTGGGCGTAAACCGTGGCTATCTTGCCAATGCGGAAAAAGTGCAGGTGCGTGGCGCCGAACTGGATGGTAACATCAGGTTTAGCAATCAGTTCTCTATCTTTGGCGCGGCATCCTATACAGATGGGAAGTACAAATCTTTCAAAAATGCACCGGTACCACTGGAAGAAACCGGAGGTGCCAACGCCTTTAAGGACATTTCCGGCAGCAGGCTGCCTGGCATTTCCAAATGGGCAGCTTCCCTGGGCGCTGAAACATCCATCGGTGGAAAATTCCTGGGCCAGGGCGGAAGATACTTCCTGGCGCTCGATGGATACTATCGCTCTGAATTTTCTTCCAGTCCATCCCCTTCTCCTTACCTGAATATTGACGGCTACGTGCTGGTAAACGGCAGGATTGGCTTCCGCGCAGCAAAAGGAGTATCCTTATTTGTATGGGGACGTAATCTCTTCAACAAAAATTACTTTGAGCAATTGCTTGTAGCAGCAGGTAATGCAGGACAATATGCTGCAGTACTGGGTGATCCCAGGACATATGGTGTAACGATCCGCTACAACTTCAGTCCATCCAACTAA
- the acnA gene encoding aconitate hydratase AcnA, translating to MQQRIASLSKLEQEGRQISRLPFSIRILLENVLRNQDNFAITAEHLDTLVNWVPAGMDKEIPFKPARVLMQDFTGVAAVVDIASIRAEVIRKGKDGSRINPAIPVDLVVDHSVQVDFFGTDYSYTKNVAYEYQRNKERYQLLKWAQQAFDNFTVVPPGMGICHQVNLEYLAKGVIERDGWLFPDTLVGTDSHTPMVNGIGVLGWGVGGIEAEAAILGQPIYFSCPQVIGLKLTGLLSEGTTATDMVLAITEMLRKYGVVDKFVEVFGDGLDHLSVPDRATISNMSPEFGCTVTYFPIDMQTLQYMRRTNRSEEQVALVESYCKENMLWRHGNENITYSDILELDLSQVQSAVAGPKRPQDRILVKNVHADFEMLLNKEFKRMYTPESKRRDTAWLSEGGSGTTFTYEIQKHVEEVAVEVDYLKSVRIKLKNEEYVLSDGAIAIAAITSCTNTSNPSVMIGAGLVARKAISRGLNVKPWVKTSLAPGSRVVTEYLKRSGLLYELEALRFHTVGYGCTSCIGNSGPLPPHIAEAVDRGNLIVASVLSGNRNFEARVHPQVKMNFLASPLLVVAYAITGRIDVDMLNDPLGYDPNGEPVFLRDIWPTQEEINEAVAAAVKQEDFEKIYAVIFDGDEQWQGLQAPSGKDYHWSQTSTYIKEAPFFNGLPEEWAAIEDVKDARVLLKLGDSVTTDHISPAGSFKSDTPAGKYLLDCGIDPKMFNSYGSRRGNHEVMIRGTFANVRIKNELSPKEGGFTTMIPQGVVLSVYDAAIQYAAAKVPLIILAGKEYGSGSSRDWAAKGTNLLGVKAVIAESYERIHRSNLVGMGVLPLEYVNEETAASLGLSGTESYSITDIAQDLTPGKIVTVTAKPATGAAIVFKAKCRLNSAIEIEYYRNGGILQFVLRDFLKKG from the coding sequence ATGCAACAACGAATCGCGTCTCTCAGCAAATTGGAGCAAGAGGGCAGGCAAATTTCCCGGCTGCCTTTCTCCATCAGGATTTTATTGGAAAATGTATTGCGCAACCAGGATAACTTTGCCATTACAGCAGAACATCTCGATACCCTCGTAAACTGGGTGCCGGCGGGCATGGACAAGGAAATTCCTTTTAAACCGGCGCGGGTACTCATGCAGGATTTTACAGGTGTGGCCGCTGTTGTGGATATTGCCTCTATCCGCGCGGAAGTGATCCGGAAAGGGAAGGATGGGTCGCGTATTAATCCGGCTATCCCGGTAGACCTGGTAGTGGACCATTCTGTGCAGGTAGATTTCTTCGGAACGGATTATTCCTATACTAAAAATGTAGCCTACGAATATCAACGCAATAAAGAACGTTATCAGCTGCTCAAATGGGCGCAGCAAGCCTTTGATAATTTTACCGTTGTACCACCGGGTATGGGTATTTGTCACCAGGTAAACCTGGAATACCTTGCCAAAGGCGTGATTGAGCGCGATGGCTGGCTGTTTCCCGATACCCTGGTAGGTACGGATTCGCATACGCCTATGGTCAACGGCATCGGTGTGCTGGGCTGGGGTGTAGGTGGCATTGAAGCAGAAGCCGCTATACTGGGACAGCCTATTTATTTCTCCTGTCCACAGGTGATAGGGCTGAAGCTCACAGGACTGCTCAGTGAAGGCACTACCGCCACCGACATGGTGCTGGCCATCACAGAAATGCTCCGCAAGTACGGAGTAGTGGATAAATTTGTGGAAGTGTTTGGCGACGGACTGGATCATTTATCAGTACCCGACCGTGCCACCATCTCGAATATGTCGCCCGAGTTTGGCTGCACCGTTACCTATTTTCCCATTGACATGCAAACCTTGCAGTACATGCGCCGCACCAACCGCTCTGAAGAACAGGTGGCGCTGGTAGAATCTTATTGCAAAGAGAACATGCTCTGGCGTCATGGCAATGAAAATATTACGTACTCAGATATCCTGGAGCTGGACCTGTCGCAGGTGCAATCCGCCGTGGCAGGCCCCAAGCGGCCGCAGGACCGCATCCTTGTAAAGAATGTACATGCGGATTTTGAAATGCTGCTCAACAAAGAATTCAAGCGTATGTATACGCCGGAAAGCAAGCGCCGCGACACCGCCTGGCTGTCGGAAGGCGGCTCCGGTACCACTTTCACCTACGAAATTCAGAAACATGTGGAAGAGGTGGCCGTGGAAGTGGACTACCTGAAATCAGTCCGCATCAAACTAAAAAATGAGGAATATGTGCTGAGTGATGGCGCTATTGCTATCGCCGCCATTACCAGTTGCACCAATACATCCAATCCCAGTGTAATGATAGGTGCGGGGCTGGTAGCCCGGAAAGCCATCAGCCGCGGGCTGAATGTGAAGCCCTGGGTAAAAACAAGCCTGGCGCCTGGTTCCAGGGTAGTAACGGAATACCTGAAACGTTCAGGATTGTTATATGAGCTGGAAGCACTGCGTTTTCATACCGTAGGCTATGGCTGTACTTCGTGTATTGGTAACAGTGGTCCGCTGCCACCGCATATTGCAGAAGCAGTGGATAGGGGCAACCTGATTGTCGCCTCCGTGCTGTCCGGCAACCGTAACTTTGAAGCCAGGGTACATCCGCAGGTGAAGATGAACTTCCTGGCATCGCCACTGCTGGTAGTGGCCTATGCTATCACCGGCCGCATCGATGTGGACATGCTCAACGATCCGTTGGGCTACGATCCTAACGGAGAACCCGTGTTTCTGCGCGACATATGGCCCACCCAGGAGGAAATCAATGAAGCTGTAGCTGCTGCTGTGAAGCAGGAAGATTTTGAAAAAATATACGCTGTTATATTCGATGGAGATGAACAATGGCAAGGACTACAGGCGCCATCCGGGAAAGATTATCACTGGAGCCAGACCTCTACCTACATCAAAGAAGCGCCGTTTTTTAACGGGCTGCCGGAAGAATGGGCTGCGATAGAAGACGTTAAAGACGCCCGTGTATTGCTGAAACTGGGCGATTCTGTTACTACAGACCATATATCACCCGCAGGCTCTTTCAAATCAGATACGCCTGCCGGCAAATATTTGCTGGACTGCGGCATAGATCCTAAGATGTTTAATTCTTACGGCTCACGCAGGGGGAATCATGAAGTGATGATCCGTGGTACTTTCGCCAACGTGCGGATTAAAAATGAACTCTCTCCCAAAGAAGGTGGCTTTACTACTATGATTCCGCAGGGCGTGGTGCTGTCTGTATACGATGCCGCCATACAATATGCTGCGGCAAAAGTGCCTTTGATCATACTGGCCGGCAAAGAATATGGCAGCGGCTCTTCCCGCGACTGGGCCGCGAAGGGCACCAACCTGTTGGGCGTGAAAGCTGTTATTGCAGAAAGCTATGAACGGATTCACCGCAGCAACCTGGTAGGAATGGGTGTACTCCCACTGGAATATGTGAATGAAGAAACCGCAGCATCGTTGGGATTATCCGGTACAGAATCATATAGCATCACGGATATTGCACAAGATCTTACTCCTGGAAAAATAGTAACGGTAACGGCTAAACCGGCAACAGGAGCTGCCATCGTTTTTAAAGCGAAATGCCGCTTAAACTCTGCTATAGAAATTGAATACTACCGCAATGGCGGAATATTACAGTTTGTGTTGAGAGACTTTTTGAAGAAAGGATAG
- a CDS encoding MBL fold metallo-hydrolase, whose product MLYKSARIRERLLQSGNFKNGAFQNLSLTPMKLEEVSYFKLLKDSFRRPDTIRPSAPLPSVQRNLKTVHSTKPVVTWFGHSSYLIQINDINILVDPVFSGSAAPMSFMVKAFPGANVYSAADMPPIDMLIITHNHYDHLDKKTIAQLRPITKEVYTALGVGRDLQGCGMGQRHITELDWWDTVEVAEEITLTATPARHFSGRGIKRGGSLWASFVLQLFGYTIYIGGDSGYDTHFKAIGEEFGPFDLAILECGQYNDSWPFIHMKPEETVQAAIDLDAKVLLPVHWAKFALANHPWDEPAIRVVKSAAEKGMATTTPLIGEPVIIGESYPQQHWWMDISNGHG is encoded by the coding sequence ATGCTATACAAGTCCGCAAGAATAAGAGAAAGGTTACTTCAGTCCGGCAATTTTAAAAACGGGGCGTTTCAGAATTTATCACTCACTCCCATGAAGCTGGAAGAGGTATCTTATTTTAAATTATTAAAAGACAGCTTCAGACGGCCTGACACGATCAGGCCGTCTGCTCCTTTGCCCAGCGTACAAAGAAATCTGAAAACCGTTCATTCAACAAAACCGGTAGTAACCTGGTTCGGGCATTCTTCTTATCTGATACAGATCAATGATATCAACATCCTGGTAGACCCTGTTTTCAGCGGCAGCGCCGCCCCCATGTCATTTATGGTGAAAGCGTTTCCCGGTGCAAATGTATACAGTGCTGCGGATATGCCACCCATCGATATGCTGATCATTACGCATAACCACTATGATCATCTTGACAAAAAAACCATTGCACAGCTAAGACCGATTACGAAAGAAGTGTACACCGCATTGGGTGTAGGGAGAGATCTGCAGGGTTGCGGTATGGGTCAGCGGCATATCACGGAACTGGACTGGTGGGATACCGTGGAAGTAGCGGAAGAGATCACACTAACGGCCACGCCTGCACGTCATTTTTCCGGCAGGGGGATTAAAAGAGGCGGCAGTCTCTGGGCCTCTTTTGTACTGCAACTTTTCGGGTATACCATTTATATCGGTGGCGACTCCGGTTATGATACGCACTTTAAAGCCATCGGGGAGGAGTTTGGTCCGTTTGACCTGGCGATCCTCGAATGCGGACAGTACAACGACTCCTGGCCTTTCATTCATATGAAGCCGGAAGAAACGGTGCAGGCAGCCATCGACCTGGATGCGAAAGTATTGTTGCCCGTACACTGGGCAAAATTTGCATTGGCCAATCACCCGTGGGACGAACCCGCCATCCGTGTTGTGAAAAGCGCGGCGGAGAAAGGAATGGCTACCACCACGCCACTCATAGGCGAGCCGGTGATCATCGGCGAAAGTTATCCACAGCAACACTGGTGGATGGATATATCCAACGGGCATGGCTAA